GATCGTCCAGGAGTCCCGAGATGACGTCGATGCACGCGGCGCGCATCCGGGCCGCCGACTTCGGGGTGAACGCCTGGGCGACCAGCCTGCGCAGCCGGTGGTGTTCGGCGCCGTCCAGGCACAGCAGGCTGTTGGCCGCGCGGTCCCACAGCGGCCCTGAGGTGACGCCCTGCGGCGCCAGGGCGAAGCCCTTGGGCACCATGAACCGGTCATCGCGCATCACCGCGCGCACCAGGTCGTGGCTCAGCACCTCCAAACCATGCGGTCCCATCGCGATCGGACCGCGTTCCCGGGCCGTGCGGATCTCCCGGTGCGCGGCCTCGGGGTCGTCGAGGTGGTCGTAGGCCAGATCGGAAATCGCTGCAGTGCTCATGAGGCGATCGTCGGCGCGCAGGCGCCCGCGGGGGAGAGTAGTCGGCTACCTGTTTGCGCAGCACTGACACGGGTCACTCTGCACCTGTGACAGCACTGGGACGGCGCCTCGCCGGCGTGGTGGCCTTGCTCATCTGTGCGGCCCTGCTGGTGACGTCCTGCGGCGTGACCCGCGGCGATGACCCCGCTGGAATGCATCGTCTGCGGATGATGGTCCCGAACAGTCCGGGCGGCGGCTACGACCTGACCGCGCGCACCGCCGTGAAGATCCTGGAGGACGAGGACATCACGGGCCGGATCGAGGTCTTCAACGTCATCGGTGCGGGCGGCACGGTGGCGATGGCCCGGTTGATGAACGAACGCGGCAACGGCGATCTGATGATGATGATGGGCCTCGGCGTGGTCGGCGCGACGTTCACCAACGGGTCGAAGGCCAGGGCCTCGGAGGCCACGGCACTGGCCCGCGTGGTCGAGGAACAGGAGGGCATCCTGGTGCCCGCCGACTCACCGTTTAGGACGGTGCAGGACTTCGTCGCGGCGTGGAAGGCCGATCCGGCGAAGGTCACCATCGGCGGTGGGTCCAATCCCGGCGGGCCGGACCATCTGTTCCCGATGGAGACCGCCAAGGCAGTCGGCGTGGATCCGACGAGGGTCAACTTCGTCTCCTATGACGGCGGCGGAGATCTTCTGACGGCCCTATTGGGCAACAAGATCGCCGCGGGCACATCGGGTCTGGGGGAGTATGTCGATCAGATCGAGGCCGGGCAGGTTCGGGTGCTCGCGGTCTCGGGCGAGAAACGGGTCGAAGGCATCGACGCTCCCACACTGCAGGAGTCGGGTATCGACCTGACGTTCACCAACTGGCGCGGCGTGATCGCCCCGCCCGGGATCGCCGCCGAGGACCGGGCCTCGATGGTGCGGGTGCTCGAGGACCTGCACAAGACCCAGGCGTGGAAGGACGCGCTGGTCAAGAACGGCTGGAGTGACGCGTTCCTGACCGGTCCGGCGTTCGAGCAGTTCCTGCGGGACCAGGACAACCGCGTCGAGTCGACGCTGACAGATCTGGGGTTGGTATGAGCAGTCCCGAACAACGGGAGAAGGCTCCCCCGGACCGGGCGCAGTACATCGTCTGCGTCGTCCTGGTGGCGGTCGGCGGATTCCTGATTTATGACGCCGTGACGATGGCGGGTGGCTTCGCGGAGGTGGATCCCGTTGGGCCGCGGTTGTTTCCGCTCGCAATCGGGGTGGGCCTGCTGCTGCTGGCGGCCGTGCTGGCCGTAGCGATCCCACGGGGATACCGCGGTGAGGCGGATGCCGGTGAGGACGTCGACCCGGACATGCCCAGTGACTGGCGCACCGTCGCTCTGCTGATCGGGCTGTTCGTCGGACTGATCGTGCTGGTGGAGCCGCTGGGGTGGGCAGTCGCCGGTGCGCTGTTCTTCGCCGGATGCGCCACGGTGCTGGGCAGTCGGCACTACATCCGCAACCTCGTCATCGGTGCGGTACTGGCGGTGGGAACGTTCTACGCATTCTACTCGGGGCTCGGAATCCCGCTTCCCGCAGGCATTTTGGACGGGATTCTGTAGATGGAGAACTTCGACTGGCTGCTGCAGGGGTTCGCCGAGGCCGCGACCCCGATGAATCTGCTGTACGCCGTGATCGGCGTGCTTCTCGGTACCGCGGTAGGCGTGCTTCCCGGCATCGGGCCGGCCATGACGGTGGCTCTGCTGCTGCCGGTCACCTACAACGTCAGCCCGAGTGCGGCGTTCATCATGTTCGCCGGAATCTTCTACGGCGGCATGTACGGCGGATCCACCACGTCGATCCTGCTGAACACGCCGGGGGAGTCGTCTTCGGTGATCACCGCGATCGAGGGCAATCGGATGGCCAAGACGGGACGAGCCGCCCAGGCGCTGGCGACCGCGGCCATCGGATCGTTCGTCGCGGGGGCGATCGGCACCGCTCTGCTGGCGGGTTTCGCGCCCGCGGTGTCGCGGTTCGCGGTCACCCTGGGCGCGCCGTCGTACCTGGCGATCATGCTGTTCGCGCTGGTCGCGGTCACCGCGGTGCTCGGCTCGTCGAAGATGCGCGGCCTGATTTCGCTGCTGCTGGGGTTGGCCATCGGTGTGGTCGGCATCGACTCGCTCACGGGTCAGCCCAGGGCCACCTTCGGGATTCCACTGCTGTCCGACGGCATCGACATCGTGGTGATCGCCGTCGCGGTCTTCGCGGTCGGGGAGGCGCTGTGGGTGGCCGCGCACCTGAGACGCCGACCGGCAGAGGTGATTCCGGTCGGCCGGCCGTGGATGGGACGGCAGGACTGGGCGCGGTCGTGGAAGCCCTGGTTGCGTGGCACCGCTTACGGTTTCCCGTTCGGCGCGCTGCCAGCGGGCGGGGCAGAGTTGCCGACGTTCCTGTCGTACATCACCGAGAAGAGGCTGTCCAAGCACCCCGAGGAGTTCGGCAAGGGCGCCATCGAGGGTGTGGCGGGGCCGGAGGCGGCCAACAACGCCTCGGCCGCGGGCACGCTGGTCCCGATGCTGTCGCTGGGCTTGCCGACAAACGCGACCGCGGCCGTGATGCTGACGGCATTCGTCTCCTACGGCATCCAACCGGGGCCCACGCTGTTCGAGAAGGAGCCGTTGCTGATCTGGACTTTGATTGCCAGCCTCTTCATCGGCAATCTTCTACTGCTCGTGATCAACCTCCCGTTGGCCCCGCTGTGGGCGAAACTGCTCCGCACGCCGCGGCCGTACCTGTATGCCGGAATCCTGTTCTTCGCGGCACTGGGTGCCTTCGCGGTCAACCTGCAGCCCCTCGATTTGGTGCTGCTGTTGGTGTTCGGGCTGATGGGGCTGATGATGCGACGGTTCGGATTGCCGGTGCTGCCCTTGATCATTGGGGTCATCCTCGGTCCGCGCATCGAGCGCCAGCTTCGGCAGAGCCTGCAACTCGGCGGCGGCGAGTGGAACAGCCTGTTCACCGAACCGGTCGCGATCGTGACCTATGTGCTGATCGTCCTGCTGCTGGCGGCGCCGTTGGTGCTGCGCCTGATGCACCGCAGCGAGGAGACCCTGCTGATCGTCGAGGACGACGAGGACCAGAAAGCGAAGGCCAGGCACACATGATCGTGATCGGATACAGCGCCGACCGATACGGCGCCGCTGCCCTCGAGGCCGGCATCGCCGAGGCCCGCTGGCGCCAGACCGCGATTCGGGTCATCAACGCGACGTCGGGCCAGGCGTACGTGGACCCGCGGTTCGCGCGGTCCGGTCAGATCGTCGACCTCGCGACCCACCTGGCCGAGACGGGTGTGCCGTTCGAAGTGCATCAACCAGTGGGAGTCGACGTCGTCGAGGAACTGCTCGAAGCCATGGACCATCCGGGCGCCGAACTGCTGGTGATTGGCATCCGGCACCGCAACCCAGTCGGAAAACTGCTGATGGGAAGCGCCGCGCAGCAGCTCATCCTGGAGTGTCCCAAGCCGGTGTTGGCGGTGAAACCCGACGAGGACTGAGGCAGGTCAACCCGCTGTGGCGACGCGGCGGTGGCTCAGGGCCAGGCGCTCGAGGCGGGCCGAGGCGCTGTCGATGTCGGCACACATCGGCAGTTCGTGCGAGGTGTCGCAG
The DNA window shown above is from Mycolicibacterium confluentis and carries:
- a CDS encoding Bug family tripartite tricarboxylate transporter substrate binding protein, with the translated sequence MGRRLAGVVALLICAALLVTSCGVTRGDDPAGMHRLRMMVPNSPGGGYDLTARTAVKILEDEDITGRIEVFNVIGAGGTVAMARLMNERGNGDLMMMMGLGVVGATFTNGSKARASEATALARVVEEQEGILVPADSPFRTVQDFVAAWKADPAKVTIGGGSNPGGPDHLFPMETAKAVGVDPTRVNFVSYDGGGDLLTALLGNKIAAGTSGLGEYVDQIEAGQVRVLAVSGEKRVEGIDAPTLQESGIDLTFTNWRGVIAPPGIAAEDRASMVRVLEDLHKTQAWKDALVKNGWSDAFLTGPAFEQFLRDQDNRVESTLTDLGLV
- a CDS encoding tripartite tricarboxylate transporter permease, which encodes MENFDWLLQGFAEAATPMNLLYAVIGVLLGTAVGVLPGIGPAMTVALLLPVTYNVSPSAAFIMFAGIFYGGMYGGSTTSILLNTPGESSSVITAIEGNRMAKTGRAAQALATAAIGSFVAGAIGTALLAGFAPAVSRFAVTLGAPSYLAIMLFALVAVTAVLGSSKMRGLISLLLGLAIGVVGIDSLTGQPRATFGIPLLSDGIDIVVIAVAVFAVGEALWVAAHLRRRPAEVIPVGRPWMGRQDWARSWKPWLRGTAYGFPFGALPAGGAELPTFLSYITEKRLSKHPEEFGKGAIEGVAGPEAANNASAAGTLVPMLSLGLPTNATAAVMLTAFVSYGIQPGPTLFEKEPLLIWTLIASLFIGNLLLLVINLPLAPLWAKLLRTPRPYLYAGILFFAALGAFAVNLQPLDLVLLLVFGLMGLMMRRFGLPVLPLIIGVILGPRIERQLRQSLQLGGGEWNSLFTEPVAIVTYVLIVLLLAAPLVLRLMHRSEETLLIVEDDEDQKAKARHT
- a CDS encoding universal stress protein — its product is MIVIGYSADRYGAAALEAGIAEARWRQTAIRVINATSGQAYVDPRFARSGQIVDLATHLAETGVPFEVHQPVGVDVVEELLEAMDHPGAELLVIGIRHRNPVGKLLMGSAAQQLILECPKPVLAVKPDED
- a CDS encoding tripartite tricarboxylate transporter TctB family protein, translating into MSSPEQREKAPPDRAQYIVCVVLVAVGGFLIYDAVTMAGGFAEVDPVGPRLFPLAIGVGLLLLAAVLAVAIPRGYRGEADAGEDVDPDMPSDWRTVALLIGLFVGLIVLVEPLGWAVAGALFFAGCATVLGSRHYIRNLVIGAVLAVGTFYAFYSGLGIPLPAGILDGIL